CATTTTTCCTGATCACCAGCCCTCCCCTCACCGTAACTTTTCTGAGGAAGTTGCAATGTTAAACGGCTATTTCACTGATTTCATTGCCGAAGCTTATATAATCGGCGATCCAAAGCTTCAAAACCGTAGCTGGCACATTTACTCGGCCGTACCAAAATGTTCACCACAGTTCGTGGAAGATCAGAGGGGAGAGATCACTCTGGAAATGTGCATGACAGGTTTGAATAGAGAAAAGGCAGGCGCCTTTTACAAGAAATCGGGAGACGAGAATCACTCGGCACGTGAAATGACGAAACTGTCCGGAATCGCTGACATTATTCCGAGTCACGTGATATGCGACTTCGAGTTTGACCCCTGTGGGTACTCAATGAATGGGATCGATGGGTTGGCTTACTCCACGGTGCACGTGACCCCAGAAGATGGGTTCAGTTACGCTAGCTACGAGTCCATGGGGCTCGACCTTGAGACTATCAAGCTCGAACCATTGGTTAAGAGGGTGCTGACATGTTTTGGTCCAAAAGAGTTCTCTGTTGCGATCACGTGCAATGGTGGGGTCCCTGTCTGGTTCATGGAAGTTGCTGACGTGGAAGGCTACACATCTCAGTATACAGTGAAGCAAGAGCTGCCAGGTGGAGGGTGTGTGGTTTACAGGACTTACTCCTCCGTGGGTGAGAGGTGCATGGTTCGCATCCCGACTAAATTAACCATGAAGCAGCGGTGCTGGGAGGCTGCAGCGGAGGAAGAGGATGAGCAAGAGGTGGCTGGTGGTGGGGCGGTGGTTTGTCAGTGTATTTCGTCAGCCTGAGAGTTGTCAGCCAGTCAGTCACAGGTTGTATGGAGTTATTTCTATTTTCgagttaaataaaaatttatgggTGTCAAATTTTTGGCACTAGGCTATGTTTTAATAGGGTCGTGTATTGGCTCGATTTGTAGactgatttaaaaatatgatgtCTGGCAATGGCATAATCTTTGTGAGAGGAGTCCCTAGGCAAAGCTTATTGTCAGTGTCATTTGGATGGCTTCGGAGCGTTAGAGTCGAATTTTATGATTTGATTGTAAGGACTGATCTGAATTGAAATATTAGTATAAATGTGATTTGTCGTTCATTGTTGGAGAAAAATCCATTTACTTTTTGTTATGTTTCATAGCGTGATTGTGAATTGGGTTCACTAGCTCCAAATTCAAATATTCtctatttttcaatattttctaCTCCAAAATGATCGTGTTATAAATTAGTGGCTAACATCAAGAACCAAACTTTTTTTATCTACTCAATTATTCATTTCACATATGTGCCAACTTGAGGCCTTTTTTTCATTTCATAACTTCGTTTGGCTATTTTACctgaatattatataaaaagaatGACTTGCTATCTTTCCTAGTTTCATTCGAAATTCCCTATACGCGCTTTTACATAAACTCTTACTCTgctattcttttcaaatcataGGATTTGTAAgagaatatttttgaaaatttaaaaataaatatatttatttggaTAGATATATTcaagaatttcaattttttttagataatctCAAGGAGTTTTAATCGTTCAAATCTCTTTTCTAAATCCCCTTTTTTTTAAACTCCTCTTAATTTCATTTGATCTAATACACATAGTCTCACTAcaagataaaaatttaaactttaaaaattattttatttaattataatatatattttaaaatttattgaatatttctatattatttatttttaatataattaaaaaaattctattaatctAAACCAATTATTTATCTAAACAAAACAATTTCACATCCAAGCCTTTTGAGTTTATTAATTCTAAAGTGCtaacattataaaattttcaatctaAACAAACTTCACtaacacaaaataaaaaataaaaaaattacgatTCTTCATATTTTTCCTCATTATAGTCCAACATCAAGGGATTGGAGTTTAGGCCATTCAGAAGCAGCCCATTTCTAATAAGAAACAAATTGTTGGGTTCCAAACCGGCCCAATAAATTGGGCGTTAAGACTTTTTTGGAGCTAACAACGCCGAACACTTTGTATGGCCGATGGCCCTTTCCTTATCTCTTCCTCCGCCACTCAAACTCGACAAA
The sequence above is drawn from the Gossypium hirsutum isolate 1008001.06 chromosome A05, Gossypium_hirsutum_v2.1, whole genome shotgun sequence genome and encodes:
- the LOC121229201 gene encoding S-adenosylmethionine decarboxylase proenzyme, which encodes MRMDMESPLPPSPIGFEGFEKRLEITFFDPPVFNGPNGLGLRALSRAQIDSILEPACCTIVSQLSNSNFDSYVLSESSLFIYPNKIILKTCGTTKLLLSIPPILQLSNSLSLTVSRVNYSRGSFIFPDHQPSPHRNFSEEVAMLNGYFTDFIAEAYIIGDPKLQNRSWHIYSAVPKCSPQFVEDQRGEITLEMCMTGLNREKAGAFYKKSGDENHSAREMTKLSGIADIIPSHVICDFEFDPCGYSMNGIDGLAYSTVHVTPEDGFSYASYESMGLDLETIKLEPLVKRVLTCFGPKEFSVAITCNGGVPVWFMEVADVEGYTSQYTVKQELPGGGCVVYRTYSSVGERCMVRIPTKLTMKQRCWEAAAEEEDEQEVAGGGAVVCQCISSA